The Nocardioides zeae genome includes the window CCTCCCGCCTCGCGACGGGCCTCGCCGAGCGCGGCGTCGGCCGCGGCGACCGGGTGGGCGTGCTCATGGGCAAGCGGGCGGAGTACGTCGTCACCCTCCTCGCGCTCTGGCGGCTCGGCGCCGTCCTGGTGCCGCTGTTCACCGCCTTCCAGACCGGGGCGATCGAGACGCGCACCAGCGGCAGCGGTGCCCGCCTCGTGGTCACCGAGCCTTCGCAGCGCTCGAAGCTCGACCCGATCGCGGGCCTCGACGTGCTCGTGACCGGCGACGAGTTCGACGCCCTGCTCACCCGCGAGCCGCTCGCCGCGCCGGTCGCGGTCGGTGGCGACGGCCTCCTGGCGATGCTCTTCACGAGCGGTACGACGGGCAAGCCCAAGGGCGTGCCGATCCCGGTGCGGGCGCTGGCCGCCTTCCGCGCCTACATGCACTTCGGCCTCGACGTGCAGGACGGTGACGTCTTCTGGAACGCCGCCGACCCGGGCTGGGCCTACGGGCTCTACTACGGGATCCTCGGGCCGCTGGTCGCCGGACGGCCCAACATCCTGCTCGACGCCGGGTTCTCCCCGGACGCCACCCGCGAGGTGTTCACGCGCTGCGGCGTCACGAGCTTCGCGGGCGCCCCGACCATGTACCGCGCGATGTCGAAGGACCCGTCCTTCACCGGCTTCTCCCTGCGCCGGGCCTCGTCGGCGGGCGAGCCGCTGACGCCCGACGTGGTGGCGTGGGGCCGGGACGCGCTCGGCGTCGAGGTGCGCGACCACTACGGCCAGACCGAGCACGGCATGTGCATCGTCAACGCCTGGCACGACGACGTGCGCGAGCCCGTGCGTACCGGCTCCATGGGCCCGGTCCTGCCGGGGTTCGCCGCCGGCGTGGTCGACGGCCAGATCGCCCTCGACGTGGAGGGGTCCCCGCTGATGT containing:
- a CDS encoding AMP-binding protein, coding for MTAVAADRVVEELESWLDAYAAPDACAATLLNDGHAPDAVAFRLLDAGYGERVLTHGELRDLSSRLATGLAERGVGRGDRVGVLMGKRAEYVVTLLALWRLGAVLVPLFTAFQTGAIETRTSGSGARLVVTEPSQRSKLDPIAGLDVLVTGDEFDALLTREPLAAPVAVGGDGLLAMLFTSGTTGKPKGVPIPVRALAAFRAYMHFGLDVQDGDVFWNAADPGWAYGLYYGILGPLVAGRPNILLDAGFSPDATREVFTRCGVTSFAGAPTMYRAMSKDPSFTGFSLRRASSAGEPLTPDVVAWGRDALGVEVRDHYGQTEHGMCIVNAWHDDVREPVRTGSMGPVLPGFAAGVVDGQIALDVEGSPLMFFRGYHDAPEKSAERFTPDGRWYLSGDIGRVDEDGHFFFASRDDDVILASGYRIGPFDVESVLVTHPSVVDVAVVGKPDEVRGEAVTAYVVLAPGAVAGDELAVELQQLVRNQYSAHAYPRVVHFVEELPKTPSGKVQRYLLRQRQD